In Astyanax mexicanus isolate ESR-SI-001 chromosome 7, AstMex3_surface, whole genome shotgun sequence, the genomic stretch gcgggggatcagtgatgctgtgggcctgtttctcttctaaaggccctgggaaccttgttagggtgcatggcatcatgaatgctctaaaataccaggacattttaaaacaaaatctggtggcttctgcccgaaagctgaagatgggtcgtcactgggtctttcagcaagataatgacactaaacatgtggccaaatctacacagaaatggttcaccgcacacagaatcaagctcctcccatggccatctcagtccccagacctcaaccccattgaaaacctgtggggtgagctgaagaggagagtgcagaggagaggacccaggtcgttggatgatttagagagaatgtgcaaagaggaatggtcaaagatccctctttctgtattctcccatcttgtgaaacattacaggagaagattaggtgctgttttgttggcaaaagggggttgtacaaagtattaacatcaggggtgctaataattgtggcacacatgatttgatgttaaataattatttcttaatgtgggatttttttcctactgaataaattcacttgagttaaaggttttattttactctttttttatatatatatatatatatataattgtgttaaaagggtttaaaagggtataattgctttgttatattattctattatcattatgtcagtggcatttaatgaccttaaaatgtcaataatataatttattgaaataatctcttggacgatatattgtctacAAAACATTACCGTGACAGGCCTATGAGCATCACTAAAATAGATTATTCTCTAATGTATAAAATATGTCTCAAACACCTTCCCTGTCTTTCCTATATTATTGTACATATAAAATTATGCATATTGATTACATCTTATTTCTGGTGTTGGTAAAGCTAGTACTAACACatgccgtctctctctctctttccctttctctccttCTGTGTTGTAGGAAACCTGACAGAAGGAGCTTGTTTCAGTTGTACTGCACTACGGCTGGCTGCAAACAGGTAACTTGATGTAAAAGTGCAGAGAGGATTACAGACTTGTCCTTTGCCTTAGCTCTTGTCATTATCCtctattctctttttctctttagaaCAGTACTACACAGTATAGTTTATTGTCCAGAACATGTTTGATGTCTAAGATTTGTTTTTAGGAGCATCACGTCTAATGTACAGTTTTGTGTGAGAAATGATATGAAACCCctgtttttttaacatatttaaaacacgAAGACTATGTCAGACTATTTGCACTTTATTTCAACAGTACTGatgtataattgtataaaaaatattttttcctgaaCTCCTGAAGTTTTTCTCTAGGTGTTCTTTggcagtctctttctgatggtagatGCACACACTGACATCAACTTTGGCAGATTAACGATTGTTGGAGATCTTTCTTACGCATTTTACAGTCTGAACTTTGAAACAGATCTGACCTAGGcctattttaaatgttaaaatacttATATCTACTTATGTTTGCCAAAGTTGTATGAGACATTTaatcaaaacattgtttaaatattgcttaattacaattgaaatatacttacgtgtattttaattttaaaaagtatatacttTTCCATCTTaagtatactaaaaaaaaaaaaaatatatatatatatatatatatatatatatatatatatatatatatatatatatatatatatatatactaaaatacacttttcttttacaagggagaTGCAACCACTGTTTTAATTGTGCAATATACACGtcttatgtgtttgtgtttgagctTTTTctgatgtctgtttttttttcagtcctgATGTTCTCAGAAGCAGTTCAGTGGTTCAGACCTCTCCTCTCAGACCACTGCTCTACCCTGACCACTCGTCTGTCCATCACCGTTCATCAGCTTTGTCTTCATCTCGTCTTTACTGTGCCGTCCTGATACCTGACTCCGCCCTGCCAGGCCACACTTACTCCACCACTCATCCTACCATCTCCCAGCTGTGCACTTCACCAGTGCGGTGGGTGCACACTACAAGCCGGCTCCACGATGACTCAAAGGTGGAGCGCTCGTTGCGCTCTCTGAAAGATCGGAATAAGAAGCTGGAAGAAGGGGGACCCGTGTACAGTCCGACGGTGGATTCTGAGCCTGTACGGAGATCACTAGGGCAGCGTGTCATAGACGAGATCAAGCACTACTACCACGGCTTCCGGCTACTGTGGATCGACACTACCATCGCTGGACGTATGCTGTGGAGGGTGCTGAACGGAAACGCTCTGTCACGCAGAGAAAGAAGACAGGTATACACACTCAGATAATCTTGGGTAATGGGTGTCTGCTTTAAGTGTGTGACAATTATAATAAGTAATGAAAGTAGGGCTGTGCCAAATGATAATACTACCATAATAATTACGATTAGGAATATTGCCCTTaatattttagtacttttttaatCATATTCTCCTAACtatacactgaaaatgtgtgagaAGATATTTTATGCTGaactggtgtaaaatggactttgagTGTATTAAAATGCGATTAAAAAGTACCTTCCTTTGTTGAACAGCCCAACTCCCTTTTCCCGCAGCCtcctgagatccagtattttgtgcccaaacaggcttttacaaTAAATGATATGTGAGAATGTCTTGTGCCTGCAGATAAATTTCCTtttccactgttattcaggctctcAACAGAGAGCCCTGACTTTTCAAAATGaggcatttacaaaattaaaactgcacaaaaattGTATTAAAAGACACCATTTACATCCCATTACGTAGCTAAATCTCTGGGTGCctccatcttaaatttaagtcacagtTAACTGTCGAGCACAAAATTACtttcttggaaatgcatgaattccagctgttgctaagAAAATCTGGTTCCTGGAACCAACCTGCAAAAAGTTTTACTGTTGGTCCTCGAAGGTTAAATTATTCTGATTTAAATttctatgggatgtaaacagtgacttttaataaacttcttgtgttgttttaaaattctaaatgccttgttttaaatgtctccggattctaccaatgaagtgtggtgCTACTTTGAGCCTGCATAATAGTGGAAAAAGCATTCCCCGTATCATGCATTGTAAAAgcgcacaaaatactggatctcagaaagctgcaggaaaaTGGAGAAGGGCTAATaaacaaagataagtactttatATCACGTTTtattacacccaaagtccatttcacaccggagttctccttaaGGACACTATTTTGCGACAAAAATACTTCAGGTAATTACTGTTTTATGTCATAGCAACTCTTTACCTATTTTAAAgatcatcccacacatttttaatctgtCATAGTATCTTTGTGTTCAAGACAAGCTCTGGTTTAGCACGGCATGTGGACTGGCATTATCATGTTAGCAATGCGAATTGAAGGGCGACTGGTCGCAGGGCCTTATTTTAATGTAGTGTTGGGCTGCCAAAGTGCCTGTAAAGAAGACCAAAGACCATGACTGTGCGCTGACCACAGTGTTTTCCACAAATGGATTCATTGGTTGTCTTTAACATGACAGAAGCATGAAGACagatcactgaagatgacctttTGCCATTCGCAGACACAGTCTGGCATGACTTGCATAAATATCTGGTTGATTTCTCCTGGATTAAACTTATTTTGAAGTATTTTCGTAATTGATGACGTCACCGCAGCGCTAGATAAAAGTATGCAGTACTTTCTAGGTAGAATTTGGCATGGTCTTCTGCCGTGTCACTGTCACGTGTATTTAACTCCATGCATGTAAGGTAATTAAGTCCTGTGGAGCAGATGGATGCCAAAGAGTACTTGAGGTGACCAGTATAGGCCTGGTGTAATGGTTTAATCCAAACCCTTTAAATCCTGACTGGATCGCTGCTAGTGATTAATGGTTTAAATTGGCGTCACACAGAGCCGCCATGTAATGATCGTTTAGTTGGTACGGGAAGCGTGGCGTCCTGGAGAGTGGCGATTTGATAGACTCTCGCTGCGGACCTGAGCTCAGCAGACTGACAGTCTGAACCATCAGGCATGCCTGGCAGACTGGAATGGGATTTTGACTTAGTTTAAGGTAGAGTCAGAGTGGAAGGTCATTTTGCAGGACAATGATGggtttaaatataaataactgCATGCGTGGCTCATTGTGGGATGTTCCTTCCTGTCTGTCCAGTCACTCTCGTAACCTCTACagctctccccctctctctctctctttttctctgtatctcttcCGCTTACTCTCTCTTCCTGGCTAATGATTGATTGGCCAACACGGCAGCTCTATGGTATCACGCTGTACTGAGCTGAAGCATATGTGTCTGCTGGCCAGTAGCCCAGCGTCTATTGTGGTAACGTGATATCCCTCTGAGAGCTGCAGAGCTTCTAGCAGGGGTAACACAGAGTTTAAGGCCACACTAAAAAAAGAAAGCAGCTCtgacatttagcattagcatgtagCATTAGCCATTTCTTAAGCATGTAGCAGATCATTGCTAGCTGTTTTCGGTAGTCGTCTAATGAGAGTAATATAGCATATTACCAAATATTTTCTCACCACTTCTTACCTAGCATTAACACTATTTAGACAAATGTATTTGGACACCAggttattcattgtttcttctgaaatcaagggtgctaaaaaaagttcattctgcttttgttggagtaattgtctctacAAGTCTACTTCGCCTCACATCTCCTCACCCCCAAAAGTACTAGAATGAAGTGCCATcactccagaaaacacagttctgctgatctacagctcaatgctgggagtAGGGTTAATATAATATCATTTTAATATTGATATGAAGAGAATAATTGCCACTGCCAGTGGtgtacgtcatcacgcactgacacGGCTATGTTACAGAAACCTAtagtgttctgctgtttctgcttGGCTTATATGCTGTGACCTGATGACAGCAACCTGTagtgaacatcagtcagtaacagatgctgtaaatgtaTCAATCTTTTAACCACAAGCCCACAATAGCAGAATAGCCACAGTAGCCAATGGCTAACTGGCAGTGCAAATTATCTTTCtttgtgttggttagattagcaGGTACTGTGGTTTGATACGATAAGTGGAATATGGCTGTAGTTTACTCAGGTTCTTACATATTCCTAgcagtgctaatactgctccagctgagctagcagcaggctacaggccgataagaCTCATCTGTGAAAGGCcaaggagctagcgcttagcacgtttATCGGCTAAAgataatactgctggagaactaaactgaaactcctgtatattgctgcagttcagcagagtggcttcactgctccttacaacctgactgataaaatttgtACATAAAGCGTAAAGATTTTTTGGGAAACCGAAGGATTTTAAGTctgccttatagtgcggaaaaaaaATCCTCTATTATTTTGTTATGATTTTACTGGGTTGGCTAGATAgagtaagttctgctgtttgatcTATGGTGTGATCTTTTTGGTCTGAGTGATATTGAAATGtcgaaaaaaaaaatttcactgttatttaaatattttcaattgcaaaaaatattaatacCAAATTATTGTCCAGCTCTACCTGTAGCCCATGTCTTGCATTAGGGGAGTCCTAATCTGTTGTCAGTACTTCAGTATAAATGACTAGACAAGTCACACAACAACCATGTCCGAAGCTTTTtatcatctttatttttaagagtgtataacaataatataacaatagtgcaatatttgACAATAAACAGATTTTCTGTTTAGGTTATGTGGCTTCACCTAATTTCCCACTTACATCAGTAACACTAGCTTACTGTTAGCATAGCGCTAACGTCTGACTATCTCAGTCTCTCCGACAGCCACATGACTCATTGCGTGTGGTGTTACATTCCAGTAAGATCTCCCCTCAGCTCGTATTTAAATATACATGCAGCCCTGCCTCTTGTGCTGATCACAGATTACTGGCTGGAAAGTGAAGCGTGGTCAGATTTGAATGCACACCAGTGATTAGTTACTAAATAGTTGGTGTCTGTCGTCGCTCGACAGTTCTTGGAGTTCTTCCAGCAGCATGGCTCTGTTGCAAACGCCTTTGATAAATGTCCTCGCATAAGCTGACTGATAAACTGGTCTCTGTACTCGATGGGTACATGGTTGTCTGATTAGCACAGAGTCACTGACTTTGCAATTTTGTGTACCAGTTATTGCGTAGTTATTTCATAGAGTGATGAAGATGATCCAGGGGTCCACCACCTGTGTTTAGGGGACTGAACACCATTTTTGTCATGCATTGCCTTATTTAGTTTGATTTTTTATGGacgtgtttttatatatatatatatatatatatatatatatatatgtgaagcTAACATTAGTGCTGCATCCTAATAATGAATAACTgacatatgtactgtatatatttgtacatcatgtcatattaatatataaatgaaCTGTTTTTTGAGCCACAGGTAGGACATGTCATGATGATTACAATATTGACTTATTGTAAAATATACAGACATAACCTCAACAATTCAAAGAGAGCCCATTAATGTAAAAATCTGCATGTTTTATGTAATTTTGTTGACCTAAGGTCACAATTGGCAGTATATTGATTGCATGCAGTAATTTTTGCTGACCTTAATATCACTCATTATGGTTTTTCTATGCTAGAAGAGCACATTAACGTGAAGAGTCAAAGTCATCTTTATGTAAAAACAagtgatttatttaattattgatttatttattgttgaagatataaaaaaaagtatttcaattCAACTGCCTGAAAACTATTGAGAATTACTGTCATTGTATGAGTATGCTATTAAATTCTAATTATTTCAGtggtattaaatgtttttaaaatgacagtaatattgcTTTTCGTAATCATATTCAAATacagttatcgtgacaggcctagccaCAAGACGATAAAACACTGCTGAGGTTTTAATTAATGATGCATATATTTATCAGCCATAACATGAGTACCATCCCCCTAATTTTGTTGAGTTAGATCTCTATAGTTCCACAACAAAAGATCTGACCTTTTGAGGCATGTGTTCCTTAAGACgaaggtgttctgtggtatctgaCACAAAGAATCATGTTAACAGCTTATTTAAACAGACCCTTTAATTCCTGTAGGTTGTGAGGTGGGGCCTCCATGGATCACATGAATGAGACCTGAGAACCCATGATCCAGTCACCTGTTCACACATTATCCTCTCTTTTACCACTTCTATTATGTACAGTACTTTTCATTGCATAATAGATAAACCCATACAAGTACAGCCTGATGATTTGGAGATGCTCTAATGCAGTCGTGGAGCGCAAACAGCTTGGTTCTTGTCAAAGTAGCTTTATGTGAGCCAGTTTGTCCTGTTTTTGATAACATGATCTTTAATTACTGACTGTTTAATGCTTTAATTACTGAATGTTAATTGCTAACATATCCGACCCCATAAGGGATATAGAAGATTTAGCCACTGTTGATGAAGataatttttactaattattttaaatttttttttgctattttttttatggcTAATTGctatatgcatttgttttatttctgtctcATATTTGTACTGTTAATTATATGACAGTAGAAAATACTGAcatcaaagtattgtgatattaagttttgcaatactgtatctgatctgaaaaacagtatatatatgtttaaatagttttaatactTTGTCTCACTCAGTTCTCATTGTACCTAAAGTAACCtttcttttattcagtttttgcaTAAGTTTTGTACACTGACAGTTTGtcttacattttaattaataaaatgtaaattaaaagaaataaaaaaaaattgtattgggATGTTTATCATATATTCCCTTAGTCTTTGTAATACACAGTCCCTGTGTTTGATTGGTAAGAACTGGTTTGGTTAcctttttgtatgtttgtattttatataaatctaATTCTGTGTTAAATGCTGCCCCCACATTTAGGCTCTTGTTGTATCAAGAGTCACTCAGCTTACAGTGTAATGGATTTAAGTCCATTAACATTAGATTTAAtgtagtattgtgtgtgaatGGCTATGCTAACAACTTTGTACAATTAGTCCATTCTTATTCATGTGGGCCTGTCTTATTTAAAGCAGGTTAAATGTCCTCACATTAGTTTCAGTTAGCATCTATGCTAACTCCCTACTGCTGCCTCTTTAATGCTCATTCACATTCAGGCCTGAGGCTTTTGGTGTCACTTCTTCTTACcaatctctcctctctctctctctctctctgtctctctgtctctgtctttctctctctccgtttccctctctttctctttctcttccctcctCTGTTAGACCCCAtgcctctttttctccctctttccttttttccctcttttcttctcttcctgACAGAGGCGATATACATGTCAATAGGGAATTCACAAAGCTTCTTTTCAGCTTGCTTGGCTTTGTTCCTATATGACCCCTCACATGCAGGTGGAGAGAGGGGAGAGGAACCTTCTGTTAAGGCTAAACTTCCATCACATGTTTGATGCACTTACTGGAGCTCTGCATTTAGAGAGTAAGCGTCTTGTAAAAGAACTGAGGTTCTTCCTGGTGTCCTGGTTGCTGTAGGAAGCAGGTCAGCAGTGATGTGCTGGTGTAGATTGGTGGATTGGTGGTATGGAACAGAGATGAGGGAAGACACAGCATCCAAATAGGGCTAGCAGCAGGAATGACCAACAATGATGGTGAAAGGGGGGATGGGACATGTGAAGAAGAGACGTGTAGGAGGGTCAGTTTTGGTTCACCATCTTGTCTAAAGCTCTTTGTTTTCCTTCTACTGGATAAGGGGCTTGGTCTTACTGCACTGAACTGGACTTGTGAGTCAAAACATTAGTATTGAAAAGCGAGCACAGAAACAGAAATTTTGCACAAACtgaaacaatacaaaataaatatttggctAAAGGCTTATACTGCATTTGAAGCCTGGTCTAAGCAGTCTAAATGTGTTGCTTTGCATATTTATGTATGCTTTCATGACATTTATACagggaaatgtaaaaaaatgtaaagtaattttctctttttgtgcattaatatatattaatcacTTAAGGTTTAACTTGTTTACATGAACCCATCATCTTACCGgcaccaaacacaacagattacatatttcctcactaaatattagcattttccacatttaaaggacATTTATGACATCAATATTTTAGAAATTCAAAGGATATTTGTATCCCATGTTTAGGAGCCATACCCACAGAAAGCAGAGGTGGAGGacgtggcagaaataatcgttgactaatcaactaatcggaaaaataatcaccagattagtcaactaccaaaataattagttgcagtcctagtatttgagtaatgttctaatccatattattattattccattccATTAACTACttaactatgtaaaaaaaaacctaaagaaatgaaagaacgtttttttaaaaacgttaaaagtattctcaagtgcagtcgccaagaccatcaaaaacattatgatgaaactagctctcttcaggaccgccccaggaaaataAGACCAAAGATGTAACCCCCATGTAACAGCCCACCTAATTGCTTCACATTTTGagtccttatgtgtttcttcataatctggatgacttcagtattcattgggaaaaaataattaaaacattgaatgacaAGATgagtccacacttttgactggtactgtatttctttTGTCAGCTCATTGTAGGTCTTActttataatatcttataatcAATAATCTACTGCACCAGTTAATTTggcatttttctaaaaaaaaaaaaaaaaaaaaaaaaagttttttttgtaaaaggggAATTCCACAATGATTGAACATTTCTGAACAGGTACATAGTTGAGCTCCCCACAGTCATTCAGAGACTGATGTGAAATATGTCATTCTAGTGATTCTAGTAACTTAATGGGCAAACATGTTAAACACCTACACAATACACCTACAGAAACATCCCATTTTTAACCCTCTTTATTCGGTCTGACTCCCATTCTTTTTACTAATCTATGTGAAAGCAGACTGCATGGTTAGGTGCTTTTATATTCTATGGTGTATGTGCTACAAAAATGTTGTACCTATATTTTTTTAGCTTATCAGTGGATGGTTTGTACATAAAAAGCACATTAACTATTTACTGCTATTTACTAAATCAAAATGTCCATAATCTTTCTTTGTAATGTATACACTGCTTAATACAATcttatgtttttgttgttgtccTTTTCAGTTTCTGAGGACATGTGCGGATGTGTTTCGCCTCCTGCCTTTCCTGGTCTTCATTATTGTTCCGTTTATGGAGTTCTTGCTGCCTGTGGCTCTAAAGCTTTTCCCCAACATGCTGCCGTCCACCTTCGAGACTCAGTCCAAGAAGGTACAGTAAACTTCTGGCTTCTTATGTGGCCACATTATACTGTAGATAATGTAGATTCAGAAGTTCTGTTCTAATATCATATTTTTAGAATATCCCTGTGTATCATTTCTGGACATAACAGTGTTGTCATGATATGGTGTTCTgttaattaatcaataatattGCATTTGAAGGAGAAACAGATCTAGAGGGATGTTTGTGAGATTAAATTTGAGTAGCTGTGGTTTagatttgtattgtttgtattgtagGAAGAAAGGCTGAAGAAGGAGCTGAGAGTGAAGCTGGAGATGGCCAAGTTCTTGCAGGACACGGTGGAGGAGATTGCACTGAGGAACAAAGCAGACAAAGGAACGGTCACTGAGGAGTTTTCCACCTTCTTCCAGAAGGTGATTCAGCGACACTCTTGCGCTCGTTTGCTCCTGGACATCTGTACATTTGATCCTTTTACTGAACAACAACATAACAATACTGTGCCTGAGATAATCCAGGGTAGAACATTCTGCACAGAGTCTGTTGAACCCAAAATGTCTGGGTCATCAAATCTCTGTTTTCCCCACCCAGGCTAGtctcagaaagctctgcatcgccCCCATGTGGTCATACATTTGAAGTACATTACAAACAAACTTCTCAAACCACTCCCTTGTTTAATGTGTCACTTTTAGCAAATATTGCTCATCCCTTCATCTTTTGTTCTGTGTTTCTTTCAGATCCGTGACTCAGGAGAAAGGCCTAGTAATGAACAGATCATCCGCTTCTCCAAGCTGTTTGAAGATGAACTGACCCTGGACAATTTGACGCGGCCACAGCTTGTGGCTCTCTGCAGGCTGCTGGAGCTGCAGTCCATCGGCACTAACAACTTCCTGCGCTTCCAGCTAATCATGAAGCTCCGTGCCATCCGCGCTGATGATAAGGTGCCTGGGCCAGTCTATtggcttttttttaaattctcCAACAAAACAAGACTCAAAATTACTAAAATACGTCACACACTGAAAGTGCCCAAAAATGTGAAAATGCTTATCTGCCAACACTCAAAGACTCAAAGGGCATTGTTTAATTATGCAATTACAATATataatgacaaaaatatttaGTATATGATTGTGTCTGAAATTTACATGAAATGCAAGAATTCCAATATTTTATAAGAAAGGCCCATTAGATATATTCAAAACTCCACTGCGGGAAATAGTATCCATGGGGTGTATGattgcaatgagcattgtgacacatCTTGTGCATGGTGTAAGAAAGGGTTCTTAGTTTATTTCTATTAATACTGTTTGATTCACTGTAAAAgaagatgccaagatgaatggtccagcaatccacaaaataaactgtataaattATCTCCAATCATTAATAGATCAGACAGTCATGACTAGGTGCAGAATTGGACATACTGCTCTTACCTACTGCCACCTCCTGGTTGGCAAACAGACTCCAGCCTgccaattctgtgatactcaTTAAACTTTTCACAtatcttagtagactgccctgcacttttaaccaccagaaatacttttatagggttacaaatatgaaagaactggttgaaaagattccaccagctaaaattcTTAATTTTCAGGAAGTTCTTTATAtaaagacactgatttaagtctgtgatgctcaagtcacgAATCTTGTcgtgttgctgatatggcacaaaacccaaacaaacaaaaacaaattaataatgtTTGAAAACCAACTCATCTGCATTTAACACTAAATGTTCAAATAGTTATGGACCCATTGCTGACAGAGGTGTGAAAATGcagacacacaaatacacagcttGTTAAGTGTATGTAGACAAGTATTGTAAATAAGATAGTCAGGACTCTCTGGAGTAGACAAACCTGAAGCCTCaccactgagctgtggagcagtggaactgttttcTATGGAATGactgtgctccatccaatacatttgGGGAACTAAAATGAATGAGCaggagtcccaatacttttgtccataaagtgtATCTTGAAATGAGCAAAAGTGCTAATAAAATGAGCGAAATATTTttggaaatggaaaaaataatttaaaaataccattttacagttttataaatCTACTAAAGGGCATTTTAACATTCACACACACCAACCTTGTAGCTTTTTGCTAAAACCAGTGATTTTGGCCAACAATAaccactatataaataaatcactatataaataaataaagctggcTAGTGCGCCCCCAAGTGGTTAGATTGTACTCTGGTGTCTGTGGAGTCTGAATGAATCATTGTCTAAATAAAACATCAGAACTCTGTGCTTAAGTCGTGTGTTGTGACGTTGTGTCCACAGCTGATAGCAGAAGAGGGAGTGGACAGCCTGAATGTGAACGAGTTACAGGCAGCATGCCGGGTGCGAGGGATGAGGGCGCTCGGTGTGACTGAAGAGAGGCTAAAAGAACAGCTGAAACAGGTAACACACACCACAGTGGGGCGGGGTTTCTTAGTGAAAGTGTTGCTTTTATTGTAAATTCAGCtgacttttttattatatgttttgcaCAGCATGTTTAAGTGGTTGTAATTGTGTGTCTGTTTGATTGGTAGTGGTTGGAGCTGCATCTGAACCAGCATATCCCCacttctctgctgctgctgtccagGGCGATGTTTCTCCCTGATACACTTTCACCTGCAGATCAGCTCAAAACCACACTGCAGAATCTGCCTGAGATAGTGGTATGTGTACTACAACGTATTCACAACTGCATGACTGTGCAAATACAATGAGCacttttagttattttttcttgTTAGCAAATTCACCAGGAACAAAGCTACTAATTAATTTTAGACCTCTAGATTCTGTTCAGAGCCAGTTCTGATTTATGAAAATCATCCACTGAAGCCAAATTCACAAAACCTTTCACAAGAAAAAACTAGGGGGGGAAAACAAAATGGTTAATTGTGTTCTAAGAAATTCTGGAAGTTCTAAGACAAGTTCTTAGAAATTATCTTATGTCTGTGGCTCTTTTAATGTAGCCTTTTATGGTGGATGAAACAAGTCATCATTATTGTCATTATT encodes the following:
- the letm1 gene encoding mitochondrial proton/calcium exchanger protein isoform X1, which codes for MALILFSRSRTPLMKSPNVRSLKNELRKGNLTEGACFSCTALRLAANSPDVLRSSSVVQTSPLRPLLYPDHSSVHHRSSALSSSRLYCAVLIPDSALPGHTYSTTHPTISQLCTSPVRWVHTTSRLHDDSKVERSLRSLKDRNKKLEEGGPVYSPTVDSEPVRRSLGQRVIDEIKHYYHGFRLLWIDTTIAGRMLWRVLNGNALSRRERRQFLRTCADVFRLLPFLVFIIVPFMEFLLPVALKLFPNMLPSTFETQSKKEERLKKELRVKLEMAKFLQDTVEEIALRNKADKGTVTEEFSTFFQKIRDSGERPSNEQIIRFSKLFEDELTLDNLTRPQLVALCRLLELQSIGTNNFLRFQLIMKLRAIRADDKLIAEEGVDSLNVNELQAACRVRGMRALGVTEERLKEQLKQWLELHLNQHIPTSLLLLSRAMFLPDTLSPADQLKTTLQNLPEIVAKEAQVKVAELDFSKVDNKTKLETMLQEEAAILQENREKEMERLADAAEKAKEQQEAEAALSSVDVAIHSETLRDTAPVLEGIKFEQWQKFLRIQGEEITKEEIDMLSDACTKLKEQKKLLTKEKEELEELKDDVLEYSEDLEEIKKELSKTGQEKQVEESKASKHLSRRVNRMIGRMDKIINELEKDKLVLDGQMGSATTPPVGLFFEKRSDLQSIFLSCRENLISINELITVMRHIQSIPEQKLLSIAEALDENKDGKIDIDDVMKVVELIDKEDIDINTTQVAEIMVMLQKEEKLVEKEKAKEKAEKEQAAKVQN
- the letm1 gene encoding mitochondrial proton/calcium exchanger protein isoform X2 — its product is MALILFSRSRTPLMKSPNVRSLKNELRKGNLTEGACFSCTALRLAANSPDVLRSSSVVQTSPLRPLLYPDHSSVHHRSSALSSSRLYCAVLIPDSALPGHTYSTTHPTISQLCTSPVRWVHTTSRLHDDSKVERSLRSLKDRNKKLEEGGPVYSPTVDSEPVRRSLGQRVIDEIKHYYHGFRLLWIDTTIAGRMLWRVLNGNALSRRERRQFLRTCADVFRLLPFLVFIIVPFMEFLLPVALKLFPNMLPSTFETQSKKEERLKKELRVKLEMAKFLQDTVEEIALRNKADKGTVTEEFSTFFQKIRDSGERPSNEQIIRFSKLFEDELTLDNLTRPQLVALCRLLELQSIGTNNFLRFQLIMKLRAIRADDKLIAEEGVDSLNVNELQAACRVRGMRALGVTEERLKEQLKQWLELHLNQHIPTSLLLLSRAMFLPDTLSPADQLKTTLQNLPEIVAKEAQVKVAELDFSKVDNKTKLETMLQEEAAILQENREKEMERLADAAEKAKEQQEAEAALSSVDVAIHSETLRDTAPVLEGIKFEQWQKFLRIQGEEITKEEIDMLSDACTKLKEQKKLLTKEKEELEELKDDVLEYSEDLEEIKKELSKTGQEKQVEESKASKHLSRRVNRMIGRMDKIINELEKDKLVLDGQMGSATTPPVGLFFEKRSDLQRENLISINELITVMRHIQSIPEQKLLSIAEALDENKDGKIDIDDVMKVVELIDKEDIDINTTQVAEIMVMLQKEEKLVEKEKAKEKAEKEQAAKVQN